A genomic window from Oceanobacillus timonensis includes:
- the mmgD gene encoding citrate synthase: protein MHTSKNFVPGLDGVIAAETEISFLDVEKEKIVIRGENLIALAKDRTYFDVVHLLLEERIPSEEERSSLEDYIKHFYRLPDDILPLFQLLPKGMHPMDGMRTVISLLAGYDKDIENRSMQKNKQRAYQLLGQLPFITVNSYFATEGKAIARPDENLGYSANFLYMITGKKPSELEVAIFDQLLLLYIEHEMPNSTFAGRVIASTNADMYGALSGAISSLKGNLHGGANEAVMHMLREVDTVDGFEALIRHKLQNKEKIMGFGHRVYMKKMDPRATIMKEALRKLCERDKDYTLLEMCEAGEEIMREEKGLYPNLDYYAAPVYWKLGIPIPLYTPIFFSARTAGLAAHIMEQHDNNRIFRPRVAYTGKSYS from the coding sequence ATGCATACAAGTAAAAATTTTGTTCCTGGCTTGGATGGTGTGATTGCGGCTGAGACAGAAATATCGTTTTTGGATGTTGAAAAAGAAAAAATCGTTATCCGTGGAGAGAATTTAATAGCATTAGCGAAAGATAGAACGTACTTTGATGTTGTTCATTTATTACTGGAAGAGCGGATTCCAAGCGAAGAAGAAAGAAGCAGCCTGGAGGATTATATTAAACATTTTTATCGCTTGCCTGACGATATTTTGCCTTTATTTCAACTGTTGCCAAAAGGAATGCATCCAATGGATGGGATGCGTACGGTCATTTCTTTATTAGCCGGGTACGACAAGGATATAGAAAACCGTTCCATGCAGAAGAATAAGCAGCGTGCTTACCAACTGCTGGGACAGTTGCCTTTTATTACGGTGAACAGCTATTTTGCGACAGAAGGCAAAGCGATTGCCCGTCCGGATGAAAACCTCGGTTATAGTGCAAATTTTTTGTATATGATTACAGGGAAAAAGCCATCTGAATTGGAAGTGGCTATATTTGATCAATTATTATTACTCTATATTGAGCATGAGATGCCTAATTCAACTTTTGCTGGTCGTGTGATTGCTTCTACCAATGCAGATATGTATGGCGCTTTGTCAGGTGCTATTTCTTCCTTAAAAGGAAACTTGCACGGCGGAGCCAATGAAGCGGTGATGCATATGCTTCGTGAAGTAGATACCGTGGACGGCTTTGAAGCATTGATTCGTCATAAGCTCCAAAATAAAGAAAAAATCATGGGATTTGGACATCGGGTATATATGAAGAAGATGGACCCCCGGGCAACGATTATGAAAGAAGCATTGCGGAAACTATGTGAAAGAGATAAGGACTATACGCTTTTGGAAATGTGTGAAGCAGGAGAAGAAATCATGCGCGAGGAAAAAGGTCTATATCCGAATCTGGATTATTATGCTGCACCCGTTTATTGGAAGCTTGGTATTCCAATACCACTTTATACACCCATTTTCTTTAGTGCCAGAACGGCAGGACTTGCGGCACATATTATGGAGCAGCATGATAATAATCGCATTTTTAGACCAAGAGTGGCTTATACAGGGAAAAGTTATTCATAG
- a CDS encoding LysR family transcriptional regulator, whose amino-acid sequence MNLQDWKMLSTLYETENITLAAHRLFLSQPTLTARIQKLENHYGVSIILRKQRGITFTPEGEELAKHAKRMLQEQRHMEEKLSNMRDEVRGTLRVGVSNFFAANKMPKLLQRFKEKYPDVECQVVTGWSSDMHRLLLNHDVHISFIKGNYAWKEKKALLYEEEICVASPWDFTWDQLPHLPRVDYFTDEHMRILLDDWWHQNYIEQPNITIHVNQVETCKEMVIHGLGYAIVANLVVRPYPALFIKPITDSDGKPLKRQTWMYYQEDTLQMNVVRAFVDFVQTLDVKAL is encoded by the coding sequence TTGAATCTACAGGATTGGAAAATGCTTTCAACACTTTATGAAACCGAAAATATTACATTGGCTGCCCATCGCCTTTTTTTATCACAGCCTACCTTAACGGCAAGAATTCAAAAACTCGAAAATCATTATGGCGTTTCCATTATTTTAAGAAAACAGCGGGGAATTACATTTACTCCAGAAGGGGAAGAATTGGCCAAACATGCAAAAAGAATGCTACAGGAACAGCGTCATATGGAAGAAAAACTCAGCAATATGCGCGATGAAGTAAGAGGAACACTACGGGTAGGCGTTTCAAACTTCTTTGCTGCTAATAAAATGCCGAAGTTGTTGCAGCGTTTTAAGGAAAAATATCCAGATGTAGAATGTCAAGTTGTGACGGGATGGAGCAGCGACATGCATCGTCTGTTGTTAAATCATGACGTGCATATCAGTTTTATTAAAGGAAATTATGCCTGGAAAGAAAAGAAAGCGCTGTTATACGAAGAAGAAATCTGCGTTGCCTCCCCTTGGGATTTTACATGGGATCAACTTCCTCATCTTCCCAGAGTGGACTACTTCACAGATGAACATATGCGGATATTATTAGATGACTGGTGGCACCAAAATTATATCGAGCAGCCGAATATTACCATCCATGTCAATCAGGTAGAGACCTGCAAAGAGATGGTTATTCACGGGCTCGGTTACGCCATTGTTGCTAATCTGGTTGTCCGCCCCTACCCTGCGTTATTTATCAAGCCGATTACAGATTCAGATGGGAAACCTTTAAAAAGACAAACCTGGATGTATTATCAGGAAGATACCTTACAGATGAATGTCGTCCGCGCATTTGTTGATTTTGTGCAGACATTGGATGTCAAAGCGCTATAA
- a CDS encoding AEC family transporter gives MEGFQQQFIISICIILLGYCLKRIKILKESDGQTIARIVFNITLPALVIVTFDQMEMTLSLVSLIFIAILFGVAFAVIGYFSFRNAEPGVKGMAIMLVPGVNVGLFAFPLVEAIWGSEGIQHFGMFDVGNAVIVFGLCYFLAGYFAKGTSTFYLREAIGPLFRSVPFLTYMFVVALNIFDLHLPGFVLDTAEIISVANMPMALLLLGLYLNFSLETSWLPFIGKYLMVKYGAGLILGFTLFWLFSDYPMLANTALIGFILPSSTTAVVYAIRYKYQTQIVGTIVNITIIISFILIWVLASFVAYH, from the coding sequence TTGGAAGGATTTCAACAGCAGTTTATTATTTCGATATGTATTATTTTACTTGGTTATTGTCTCAAAAGAATAAAGATTTTAAAGGAATCGGATGGACAAACGATCGCAAGAATTGTCTTTAATATCACTTTGCCGGCCTTGGTGATTGTCACCTTTGATCAGATGGAAATGACCTTATCACTGGTATCTCTGATTTTTATTGCTATTTTATTCGGGGTTGCTTTCGCTGTCATCGGTTATTTTTCATTTCGAAATGCCGAACCGGGCGTGAAGGGAATGGCCATCATGCTGGTTCCCGGTGTCAATGTCGGTTTATTCGCCTTCCCGCTGGTGGAAGCAATCTGGGGAAGCGAAGGGATACAGCATTTTGGCATGTTCGATGTCGGTAATGCGGTTATCGTGTTTGGATTATGTTATTTTCTCGCCGGTTATTTCGCCAAAGGAACGTCAACATTTTATCTGCGTGAAGCAATTGGGCCGTTATTCCGTTCCGTTCCGTTTTTAACGTATATGTTCGTTGTCGCATTAAATATATTTGATCTGCACTTGCCGGGATTCGTATTGGATACAGCAGAGATTATATCCGTAGCAAATATGCCCATGGCCTTGCTGCTGCTTGGTCTGTATTTGAATTTTTCGTTGGAAACATCATGGCTTCCATTTATAGGAAAGTATCTGATGGTCAAATATGGAGCAGGCTTAATACTCGGATTCACGCTTTTTTGGCTGTTTTCGGATTATCCGATGCTTGCTAATACGGCGTTAATTGGTTTTATTCTGCCGTCTTCCACAACAGCAGTGGTATATGCTATCCGATACAAGTATCAAACGCAAATCGTTGGGACGATTGTCAATATCACCATTATTATCAGTTTCATTTTGATATGGGTGCTGGCCAGTTTCGTGGCGTATCATTAG
- a CDS encoding thiol-disulfide oxidoreductase DCC family protein, whose protein sequence is MKMILFDGECNVCDSFVQFILNKDQENQFLFTSLQSEAGEFIREKYRVPDDLDSVLFIDGEKICMKSDAALNVLQKLPLPWKLLTAGKMLPYSIRDAVYDFIARNRHKWFGKKQSCRLPTPQERKQFVETKADLEHITV, encoded by the coding sequence ATGAAGATGATTTTATTTGACGGTGAATGTAACGTATGCGATAGTTTCGTGCAGTTTATCCTGAATAAAGATCAAGAAAACCAATTTCTTTTTACTTCCCTGCAAAGCGAAGCCGGGGAATTTATCAGAGAGAAGTACCGTGTTCCGGATGATCTCGACAGTGTGCTGTTTATTGACGGCGAAAAAATTTGCATGAAGTCAGATGCAGCTTTAAACGTACTGCAAAAGCTGCCGCTACCTTGGAAATTACTGACTGCCGGCAAAATGCTGCCTTATTCTATCCGGGACGCAGTGTATGATTTTATAGCACGCAACAGGCATAAATGGTTTGGCAAAAAGCAAAGCTGTCGTCTCCCTACGCCTCAGGAACGCAAACAATTTGTGGAGACCAAAGCAGATTTAGAGCATATAACAGTTTAA
- a CDS encoding DUF378 domain-containing protein → MKTLHAIAVTLLIIGAINWGLIGFFQFDLVSAIFGGQTAVLSRIIYGLVGISAIYYLTTLFSGMGDPVEDTDNLRPGFQTEFSEEHGIEEEIEDRS, encoded by the coding sequence ATGAAAACACTACACGCGATTGCAGTTACTTTATTGATTATCGGCGCTATTAACTGGGGATTAATTGGCTTTTTTCAATTTGATCTGGTGTCAGCTATTTTTGGTGGGCAGACCGCAGTCCTTTCTCGAATTATTTATGGGCTTGTTGGGATTAGTGCGATTTATTATCTTACTACGTTATTTTCCGGAATGGGAGACCCTGTGGAGGATACGGATAATTTACGACCAGGCTTCCAGACAGAATTTAGTGAGGAACATGGAATTGAAGAGGAAATTGAAGATAGATCGTAA
- a CDS encoding ornithine--oxo-acid transaminase, with amino-acid sequence MVTSKEIIELTSAYGADNYYPLPVVVSEAEGVWVKDPEGNKYMDMLSAYSAVNQGHRHPKIIQALKDQADKVTLTSRAFHNEQLGPWTERLAKLTKKDKVLPINTGVEAVETAIKAARRWAYEKKDVDDNQAEIIACKGNFHGRTMNAISLSDDPGATTNYGPFVPGIYKIDYGDIQVLKETITPNTAAIIIEPIQGEAGILIPPDGYLQEVRKLCDEENILFIADEVQTGLGRTGKMFACDWENVEPDIYVMGKALGGGVMPISAIAANKEIMDVFTPGSHGSTFGGNPLACAVSMAALDVIEEEELTDKSLELGEYFAIELAAIKHPDLKEVRSRGLFIGMAFHKPVRAICEALKENGILCKETHETTIRFAPPLVITKAELDWALDKIRKVIREN; translated from the coding sequence ATGGTGACATCTAAAGAAATAATAGAACTCACCTCTGCTTATGGCGCAGATAACTATTATCCATTACCGGTTGTTGTTTCAGAAGCAGAGGGCGTTTGGGTGAAAGATCCTGAAGGAAATAAATACATGGATATGCTAAGTGCTTACTCCGCTGTTAATCAGGGACATAGGCATCCCAAAATCATTCAGGCGCTGAAAGATCAGGCAGATAAAGTCACACTTACTTCAAGAGCTTTTCATAATGAACAATTAGGGCCTTGGACAGAGCGCCTTGCCAAATTAACAAAAAAAGATAAAGTATTACCGATTAATACGGGAGTAGAAGCAGTCGAAACCGCGATAAAAGCTGCCCGCAGATGGGCTTATGAGAAAAAAGATGTTGATGATAACCAAGCAGAGATTATTGCTTGCAAAGGGAATTTTCATGGCAGAACAATGAATGCGATTTCATTATCGGATGATCCTGGTGCAACAACCAATTATGGTCCGTTTGTTCCTGGCATTTATAAAATCGATTATGGAGATATTCAGGTATTAAAAGAAACAATCACACCCAATACAGCAGCAATTATCATCGAACCTATCCAAGGGGAAGCGGGGATTCTGATTCCGCCGGATGGTTATTTGCAGGAAGTGCGGAAATTGTGTGATGAAGAAAACATATTATTTATTGCTGATGAAGTGCAGACTGGATTGGGTCGCACCGGGAAGATGTTTGCATGTGATTGGGAAAATGTGGAACCTGATATATACGTCATGGGAAAAGCGTTAGGCGGAGGCGTCATGCCGATCTCTGCCATTGCAGCGAATAAAGAGATTATGGATGTATTCACACCAGGTTCCCATGGATCGACATTTGGAGGAAACCCACTGGCTTGTGCTGTTTCCATGGCTGCTTTAGATGTGATTGAAGAAGAAGAACTTACTGATAAATCCCTTGAATTAGGCGAGTACTTTGCAATCGAATTAGCTGCCATCAAACACCCTGATTTAAAGGAAGTCCGGTCCAGGGGATTGTTTATCGGTATGGCGTTTCATAAACCTGTCCGGGCAATATGTGAAGCATTGAAAGAAAATGGTATCCTTTGCAAAGAAACACATGAAACCACCATCCGTTTTGCGCCGCCATTAGTTATTACTAAAGCAGAACTGGACTGGGCATTGGATAAAATTAGAAAAGTAATACGAGAAAATTAA
- a CDS encoding SNF2 helicase associated domain-containing protein, producing MGWISRQEIKERCGELSYKYGERLWEKGNVQITFLDQQIIGTVRSTDDFHITLTYRNNKIESAACSCPKLGSYHLDCQHIAAVLISIHETGEPETNNQALTGKADREYRHRGYFETRQAIPVQFYLHIPAEQGRKAMQMAVEINGTWMDDITVFLEALKDGTRFSVKDDIYDAGAFYFEDDSNQVLEQLIHIYKDQQMIGADFTEYTSWLPVPATAWERMEKWLSTSAFVSLYMETSAYHKQPLYFYDALPPFSFRIDQSGASYSITFQERSETIFLMPYQLIYQNGSLYLLTEEEKKLITLCEQLWKGQAQTIDISREQMVSISALLERVGEVEDTTGMLKDLHQPLKASIYIDRVHNRLLAGVEFQYGDKKITPFEKTTMVRRDREQEAEIVAFLEKSGFVNAEGSFILQNEQLEYDFLYHQLPALYQMADVFVTNAVRNQISKKRFQPTIRVKHKRDRTNWLSFSFQIKGFWEEEVRQILEAMEEKRPYYRLKDGSFLTLETEEIKELEKDLLSVSMTPSEMLEEIELSLKDGLSFANRMEDNGYIADGTAAKKMIHEIQMPAKEKYPIAAEMESVLKPYQQDGVCWMLAVAEAGLGGVLADEMGLGKTVQAIAFCITKHRQQTEGKTPILIVCPTSLCHQWKQEWEWFAPSFSVGIMEGTVKERNQKKKIWQACDVWIISYGVLKNEIDWLKKKVAFQTIIFDEAQTFKNPATQVFRTVKKLTADYQFALTGTPLENKIEDLWSVFHVVFPELLGGLKDFAELTNQQVLRRVHPFMLRREKKDVLQDMPAKTEYIERVPLTEEQKQLYISYLSKLKHPKWKHLDQETIRKNRIRILAGLTRLRQICCDPGLFVRDYQGESAKRKRLMDIVKDAKRSGKRMLIFSQFTQMLQRIGEELRIEDISYFYLDGQTPAEERLQICRSFNQGKNDICLISLKAGGTGLNLVGADTVVLYDTWWNPAVEDQAIDRAHRIGQTEDVTVIRMLAEGTIEDKMYELQQKKRQLIGEMIQTKDLWNNQLTDEDVVHLLQGALD from the coding sequence ATGGGATGGATATCCAGACAGGAAATCAAAGAACGATGCGGCGAATTATCGTATAAATATGGAGAACGTCTGTGGGAAAAAGGAAACGTGCAAATCACTTTTTTGGACCAGCAGATAATTGGAACAGTAAGATCAACAGATGATTTTCATATTACGCTGACATATCGGAATAATAAAATAGAGAGTGCTGCATGCAGCTGTCCGAAACTTGGTTCTTATCATTTGGACTGTCAACATATTGCTGCGGTTTTAATCAGTATCCATGAAACGGGAGAACCGGAAACTAATAACCAGGCGTTAACAGGAAAAGCAGATAGAGAATATCGGCATCGCGGCTACTTTGAAACAAGGCAGGCCATTCCGGTGCAATTTTATCTGCACATACCAGCGGAACAAGGGCGGAAAGCAATGCAAATGGCTGTGGAAATAAACGGGACATGGATGGATGACATCACTGTGTTTTTGGAAGCATTGAAGGATGGTACACGTTTTTCGGTTAAGGATGATATATACGATGCAGGTGCCTTTTATTTTGAAGATGACAGTAATCAAGTGTTAGAACAGCTGATTCATATTTATAAGGATCAGCAAATGATTGGAGCGGATTTTACAGAATATACAAGCTGGCTTCCTGTACCGGCAACAGCTTGGGAACGCATGGAAAAGTGGCTGTCTACAAGCGCATTTGTTTCTCTCTATATGGAAACATCTGCGTATCATAAGCAGCCATTATACTTTTATGATGCATTGCCGCCATTTTCGTTTCGAATCGATCAATCCGGAGCTTCTTATTCGATTACCTTTCAAGAAAGAAGTGAGACGATTTTCTTAATGCCCTATCAGTTGATTTATCAGAATGGATCGTTGTATTTATTGACGGAAGAAGAAAAAAAGCTGATAACATTATGTGAACAATTATGGAAAGGCCAAGCGCAAACCATTGATATCAGCAGAGAACAGATGGTTTCTATTTCAGCACTTTTAGAACGTGTTGGGGAAGTAGAAGATACCACTGGCATGCTAAAAGACTTACACCAGCCGCTCAAAGCAAGTATTTATATCGATCGTGTTCATAATCGGCTTTTAGCCGGGGTGGAATTTCAATATGGAGATAAAAAGATAACCCCATTTGAAAAAACAACGATGGTCCGCAGGGACAGAGAGCAGGAAGCAGAAATCGTTGCTTTTTTGGAAAAAAGCGGTTTTGTGAATGCTGAGGGCAGTTTTATCCTGCAAAATGAGCAGCTGGAATATGATTTTTTATACCATCAGTTACCTGCATTGTATCAGATGGCGGATGTTTTTGTTACCAATGCGGTGCGTAACCAAATCAGCAAGAAGCGTTTTCAGCCGACGATCCGTGTCAAACATAAACGGGACAGAACAAATTGGCTTTCTTTTTCCTTTCAGATAAAAGGGTTTTGGGAAGAAGAAGTTCGGCAGATTTTGGAAGCGATGGAAGAAAAACGACCGTATTATCGTTTGAAGGACGGCTCTTTTCTCACGTTAGAAACAGAGGAAATCAAAGAATTGGAAAAGGATCTGCTCTCTGTGTCTATGACGCCCTCTGAAATGCTGGAGGAAATTGAATTATCGCTGAAGGATGGGTTGTCTTTTGCCAACCGAATGGAAGATAACGGTTATATAGCAGATGGAACGGCCGCAAAGAAAATGATTCATGAGATTCAAATGCCGGCCAAGGAGAAATATCCAATCGCAGCGGAGATGGAGTCTGTGTTAAAACCATATCAACAGGATGGTGTCTGCTGGATGTTGGCGGTAGCTGAAGCTGGTCTGGGCGGTGTATTAGCAGATGAAATGGGACTAGGGAAAACCGTGCAGGCTATTGCTTTTTGTATAACAAAACATCGGCAGCAGACAGAGGGAAAAACACCAATTCTTATCGTCTGTCCGACGTCGTTATGTCACCAATGGAAGCAAGAATGGGAATGGTTTGCCCCGTCTTTTTCTGTTGGGATTATGGAAGGGACAGTCAAGGAAAGAAACCAGAAAAAGAAAATATGGCAAGCATGCGATGTATGGATTATTTCTTATGGGGTGTTGAAAAATGAAATCGATTGGTTGAAGAAGAAGGTTGCTTTTCAAACGATTATTTTTGATGAGGCGCAAACCTTTAAAAATCCGGCAACGCAGGTATTTCGTACAGTAAAGAAATTAACTGCCGATTATCAGTTTGCATTAACAGGAACGCCATTAGAAAATAAAATAGAGGATTTATGGTCCGTTTTTCATGTTGTCTTTCCGGAATTACTTGGCGGCTTAAAGGATTTTGCAGAGCTTACTAATCAGCAGGTGTTACGAAGAGTGCACCCATTTATGCTGCGGAGAGAGAAAAAAGATGTGCTGCAAGATATGCCGGCAAAAACAGAATATATTGAACGAGTGCCGTTAACGGAAGAGCAAAAACAACTTTATATCTCCTATTTGTCTAAATTAAAGCATCCGAAATGGAAACACCTGGATCAAGAGACCATTCGTAAAAACCGGATCCGGATACTGGCCGGATTGACAAGATTAAGGCAAATTTGTTGCGATCCGGGACTATTTGTCCGCGATTATCAAGGCGAATCAGCCAAACGCAAACGATTAATGGACATTGTGAAGGACGCTAAACGCTCCGGGAAACGCATGTTGATTTTTTCCCAGTTTACGCAAATGCTGCAGCGTATTGGTGAGGAATTAAGAATAGAAGACATTTCCTATTTCTATTTGGATGGACAAACTCCGGCAGAGGAACGGTTACAAATCTGCCGCTCATTTAATCAGGGGAAAAATGATATTTGTCTTATATCCCTGAAAGCAGGCGGAACTGGACTAAATTTAGTAGGTGCGGATACGGTTGTTTTATATGATACATGGTGGAATCCGGCCGTAGAGGACCAGGCGATTGACCGGGCACACCGGATTGGTCAGACTGAGGATGTTACTGTCATCCGTATGCTGGCAGAGGGAACCATTGAAGACAAAATGTATGAGCTGCAGCAGAAAAAGAGACAACTGATTGGGGAAATGATACAAACCAAAGATTTGTGGAATAATCAGCTCACAGATGAAGATGTCGTGCATTTATTACAGGGGGCGCTGGATTAA
- a CDS encoding peptide chain release factor 3, producing the protein MSIQEEVQTRKTFAIISHPDAGKTTMTEKLLLYGNLIRSAGTVKGKKSGKFATSDWMEIEKQRGISVTSSVMNFQYEGFHINILDTPGHEDFSEDTYRTLTAVDSVVMIIDSTKGIEAQTIKLFKVCRMRGIPIFTFMNKLDREGKEPLALLEELEEVLEIDTYPMNWPAGMGKGFLGIFDRENEQFVQHHPGEEESYIPYTDLENHPELTESATYQDAMNELELVAEAGNTYSEEAILNGELTPVFFGSALSPFGVQTFFDSFIRLAPSPTPRKSTKGAVKPEEEDFSGFIFKIQANMNPAHRDRIAFLRVCSGKFTRGMSVTLARTGKELKLAQSQQMIASSRETLEEAYAGDIIGIYDPNAYQIGDTLLTGKEKYEFDELPQFPPEIFKKVMAKNALKSKQFRKGIEQLVQEGAIQLFRDYLTDSFILGAVGELQYQVFTYRMENEYNAEVTMEPIGERIPRWLKPEQADPSLFDSGNLLARDRYDQPLVLFRNEFALNWFKDKNPDVELIDLFETNDFQ; encoded by the coding sequence ATGTCAATTCAAGAAGAAGTACAGACAAGAAAAACATTTGCGATTATCTCGCACCCCGATGCCGGGAAAACAACCATGACGGAGAAGTTACTATTATATGGTAATCTTATTCGTTCTGCCGGAACCGTAAAAGGAAAAAAATCTGGCAAATTCGCTACATCTGACTGGATGGAAATCGAGAAGCAGCGCGGGATTTCCGTGACATCCAGCGTGATGAACTTTCAATATGAAGGGTTTCATATCAATATTTTAGACACGCCAGGGCACGAAGATTTCAGTGAGGATACGTATCGGACCCTGACCGCTGTAGACAGTGTGGTAATGATTATTGATTCAACGAAAGGGATTGAAGCACAAACAATCAAGCTATTCAAAGTTTGTCGTATGCGCGGTATTCCTATCTTTACGTTTATGAATAAATTGGACCGTGAAGGAAAAGAGCCGCTTGCTTTATTGGAAGAACTGGAAGAAGTATTGGAGATTGATACGTACCCAATGAACTGGCCTGCTGGTATGGGCAAAGGCTTCCTCGGCATTTTTGACCGGGAGAATGAGCAATTTGTACAGCACCATCCAGGTGAAGAAGAAAGTTATATCCCTTATACGGATTTAGAAAATCATCCGGAATTAACGGAAAGCGCAACGTACCAAGATGCGATGAATGAACTCGAATTAGTAGCAGAAGCTGGAAATACGTATTCTGAAGAGGCTATCTTAAACGGTGAATTAACCCCCGTTTTCTTCGGAAGCGCCCTTTCGCCTTTCGGTGTGCAAACCTTTTTTGATTCTTTTATCCGCTTAGCGCCAAGTCCGACACCACGTAAGTCGACGAAAGGTGCCGTGAAACCGGAAGAAGAAGATTTTTCGGGCTTTATCTTTAAAATTCAGGCTAATATGAACCCTGCTCACCGAGACCGGATTGCCTTTTTACGTGTTTGTTCGGGAAAATTCACCCGCGGCATGAGTGTCACACTGGCCCGGACCGGAAAAGAATTAAAGCTGGCGCAATCACAGCAGATGATTGCCTCTTCCAGGGAAACACTCGAAGAAGCCTATGCCGGCGATATTATTGGTATTTATGATCCAAATGCTTATCAAATTGGAGATACCCTGCTTACCGGCAAAGAAAAATATGAATTTGATGAATTGCCGCAGTTCCCGCCAGAAATCTTCAAAAAAGTAATGGCGAAAAATGCCCTGAAGTCGAAACAATTTCGTAAAGGGATTGAACAGCTTGTTCAGGAAGGCGCTATTCAGTTGTTCCGGGATTATTTAACAGATTCCTTTATTTTAGGCGCTGTCGGAGAACTCCAATATCAGGTGTTCACGTATCGCATGGAGAATGAGTACAACGCCGAGGTAACCATGGAACCTATCGGAGAACGTATACCCAGATGGCTGAAGCCGGAACAGGCAGACCCTTCCCTATTTGATTCCGGGAACTTACTGGCCCGCGACCGTTATGATCAGCCGCTTGTACTGTTCCGAAATGAATTTGCATTAAACTGGTTTAAGGACAAAAATCCGGATGTTGAGTTGATTGACCTTTTTGAAACGAATGATTTTCAATAA
- a CDS encoding rhomboid family intramembrane serine protease, producing the protein MIFIRSESFKEFLSKYPITSFIVLLNTLAFIYTSLIGGLLDGEVSNRLGGISLEYIHQNEYYRMLSYAFLHVSFAHFAFNMVAIIILNPPIEKSVGKLKYVILFFFTIIGSAIAIIIMSSGPVVGASGFGYGIFGLYLSIICFKKKLIDKQSRSALLVFITIGFLLTFFAKGVSVASHFGGFISGIIIGIVFILTNSIKKM; encoded by the coding sequence ATGATCTTCATTAGAAGTGAAAGTTTTAAAGAATTTTTATCAAAGTATCCAATAACCTCATTTATTGTCTTATTAAATACGCTTGCATTCATATACACATCCCTTATCGGTGGTTTATTAGATGGGGAAGTATCCAATAGATTAGGTGGAATATCACTGGAATATATACATCAAAACGAATATTACCGTATGTTAAGCTATGCATTTTTACATGTTTCATTTGCGCATTTCGCTTTTAATATGGTAGCAATTATTATTCTAAACCCGCCTATTGAGAAAAGTGTAGGGAAACTCAAATATGTCATATTATTCTTTTTTACTATTATTGGCAGTGCAATAGCAATTATAATAATGAGTAGCGGCCCTGTTGTTGGCGCTTCAGGATTTGGTTATGGTATTTTTGGGCTATACCTGTCTATTATCTGTTTCAAGAAAAAGCTGATAGATAAACAATCAAGGTCTGCTTTATTAGTTTTTATTACTATTGGCTTTTTACTAACTTTTTTTGCTAAAGGTGTTAGTGTAGCTTCACACTTTGGTGGTTTTATTTCCGGTATCATTATCGGTATCGTTTTTATCTTGACAAATAGCATTAAAAAAATGTAA